The following proteins are co-located in the Dromiciops gliroides isolate mDroGli1 chromosome 2, mDroGli1.pri, whole genome shotgun sequence genome:
- the LOC122743256 gene encoding notch-regulated ankyrin repeat-containing protein → MSQAELSTCSAPQSQRIFQEAVRKGNTKELQSLLQNMTNCEFNVNSFGPEGQTALHQSVIDGNLELVKLLVKFGADIRLANRDGWSALHIAAFGGHQDIVLYLITKAKYSASGR, encoded by the coding sequence ATGAGCCAGGCGGAGCTGTCCACCTGCTCGGCCCCGCAGAGCCAGCGAATCTTCCAAGAGGCGGTGCGCAAGGGAAACACGAAGGAGCTGCAGTCACTGCTACAGAACATGACGAACTGCGAGTTCAACGTGAACTCGTTCGGGCCCGAGGGCCAGACGGCGCTGCACCAGTCGGTCATCGACGGTAACTTGGAGCTGGTGAAGCTGCTGGTCAAGTTCGGCGCCGACATCCGCCTGGCCAATCGCGACGGCTGGAGCGCGCTGCACATCGCCGCCTTCGGGGGTCACCAGGACATCGTGTTATACCTCATCACCAAGGCCAAGTACTCGGCCAGTGGCCGGTGA